A genomic window from Lactobacillus sp. ESL0677 includes:
- a CDS encoding TetR/AcrR family transcriptional regulator, producing the protein MVKATFINLPQVKKDLITQALLNEFSHYPLQKAQVARIVKEAQIARGAFYKYFTDLLDAYSYLYGVAMREIHADIKVTSEFEPQIFYLNVVNFVEKTHASKYAPLIKMHILYNESLLASPSQSASQADLSPQNWSAMVLSHASIRAVFTNPRQKDEILLRFKASLELLQKRSN; encoded by the coding sequence ATGGTCAAGGCAACTTTTATTAACTTGCCGCAGGTAAAGAAGGACCTCATCACGCAGGCTCTACTTAACGAGTTTAGTCATTATCCGCTCCAAAAGGCGCAGGTGGCAAGAATTGTTAAAGAAGCGCAAATTGCGCGTGGGGCCTTTTATAAGTATTTTACAGATTTGCTTGATGCATACAGCTATCTATATGGTGTGGCAATGCGAGAAATCCACGCCGATATTAAGGTTACTTCTGAGTTTGAACCACAGATTTTTTATCTAAATGTGGTCAACTTTGTCGAAAAAACGCACGCTAGTAAGTATGCACCTTTGATTAAAATGCATATCCTGTATAACGAGAGCTTGTTAGCTAGTCCCAGCCAAAGCGCCAGTCAAGCAGATTTAAGTCCGCAAAACTGGAGTGCAATGGTCTTGAGCCACGCGTCGATTCGGGCTGTATTCACAAATCCACGCCAAAAAGACGAAATTTTACTTCGCTTTAAGGCGAGTTTAGAACTATTACAAAAGAGGTCAAATTAA
- a CDS encoding ABC transporter permease: MFLAIKEIKREKLRYGLIVLMIFLISYLIFILSSLSIGLASENTQALKSWDAQSVVLNKNANVSMNQSVLTKSDLKKATIGKDEALVGQTAVVVKNEKRPQISAQFIGLKKSQFIYDAQEIIAGRKAKTKKEVVADQAFKIKGYKLGDKLELNGSKQKYTIVGFAKNAKINIAPIVYGSLSAWKSLRQGMPDMQASAIISRNANYKYHHAQSKTYPIKTFINKLPGYTAQNMTFELMIGFLFVISLIIIAVFMYILTMQKMHNFAVMRAQGIPSGTLVRATVSQAIILVIVGVVIGLVAMILTAKTLPAAVPMSFTPAIMLSGAGGMLLTGIIGSLIPIRSILKVDPAKAIGE; this comes from the coding sequence ATGTTTTTAGCAATTAAAGAAATTAAACGGGAAAAATTGCGTTACGGCTTAATTGTATTGATGATTTTTTTAATTAGTTATCTGATTTTTATTTTATCGTCATTATCAATTGGTTTAGCCAGTGAAAATACGCAGGCATTAAAGTCCTGGGATGCACAATCAGTGGTCTTGAATAAGAATGCCAATGTCAGCATGAACCAGTCAGTCTTAACCAAGTCTGACTTAAAAAAAGCCACAATTGGTAAGGATGAGGCACTAGTTGGGCAAACGGCGGTGGTTGTTAAAAATGAAAAGCGACCACAGATTTCTGCACAATTTATTGGCCTTAAAAAGTCACAGTTTATCTATGATGCCCAAGAGATAATTGCTGGTCGCAAAGCTAAAACTAAAAAGGAAGTAGTTGCTGACCAAGCCTTCAAGATTAAGGGCTATAAGCTTGGTGATAAGTTAGAACTAAACGGCTCTAAACAAAAATATACGATAGTAGGTTTTGCTAAGAATGCCAAAATCAATATCGCGCCGATTGTTTATGGGTCACTCAGCGCTTGGAAATCACTTCGCCAAGGGATGCCTGACATGCAAGCGTCGGCAATTATTTCACGTAATGCTAATTACAAGTATCACCATGCTCAGAGCAAAACTTATCCGATTAAAACATTTATTAATAAATTGCCGGGTTACACTGCTCAAAATATGACTTTTGAATTAATGATTGGCTTTCTATTCGTGATTTCTCTGATTATTATTGCTGTCTTTATGTATATCTTAACGATGCAGAAGATGCACAACTTCGCGGTTATGCGTGCCCAAGGAATTCCTAGTGGTACCCTAGTTAGAGCAACAGTTAGTCAAGCAATTATTTTGGTTATTGTTGGGGTAGTAATTGGCCTAGTAGCAATGATCTTGACTGCTAAAACCTTGCCAGCCGCCGTACCAATGAGCTTTACCCCAGCAATTATGCTGAGTGGTGCGGGTGGTATGCTATTAACGGGAATTATCGGCAGCTTAATTCCGATTAGATCAATATTAAAAGTAGATCCAGCAAAGGCAATAGGTGAATAA
- a CDS encoding ABC transporter ATP-binding protein translates to MAVIELKNVQKVYGKGAAEVKALKNINFTANKGEVVLIMGPSGAGKSTFLTIAGSLQKPTSGQVLIDGKDIAHLTTKQSNHLRLNQIGFVLQAYNLVPFLTVKEQFELVDRVKKQGNIDHATLTKLLGQLGITALVNKYPGELSGGQQQRAAIARALYANPEILLADEPTASLDSKNVDEVGQLFKNLAKNYAKAVLLVTHDPRLEQYADHIYEMMDGEMTQTK, encoded by the coding sequence ATGGCAGTCATTGAATTAAAAAACGTCCAAAAAGTTTATGGTAAAGGTGCTGCCGAAGTTAAGGCACTTAAAAATATTAATTTTACGGCTAATAAGGGTGAGGTTGTTCTCATCATGGGGCCATCTGGTGCTGGTAAAAGTACCTTCTTAACTATCGCTGGTTCACTGCAAAAGCCAACGTCCGGTCAAGTTTTAATTGATGGCAAAGACATTGCCCATTTGACAACTAAACAGAGTAACCACTTGCGGCTTAATCAAATTGGCTTTGTCTTGCAAGCCTATAATTTAGTGCCGTTTTTAACAGTTAAGGAACAATTTGAATTAGTTGACCGGGTAAAAAAGCAGGGCAACATTGATCACGCAACTTTAACCAAATTATTAGGTCAGTTAGGAATTACTGCTTTAGTTAATAAGTATCCCGGAGAATTATCTGGCGGTCAGCAGCAGCGGGCTGCAATCGCGCGGGCTCTGTATGCTAATCCAGAAATCTTGCTGGCAGATGAACCAACGGCATCTTTAGACAGTAAGAATGTTGATGAGGTTGGTCAATTATTTAAAAACTTGGCGAAGAATTATGCTAAAGCTGTCCTATTAGTAACTCATGATCCGCGTTTGGAACAATATGCCGATCATATTTACGAAATGATGGATGGCGAAATGACGCAGACAAAATAA
- a CDS encoding TetR/AcrR family transcriptional regulator: MARRKEIGRDKILNVAYKMVMRDGVECLTARNVAKEGHFSTQPLYLEFSSMNELRDEVLDKIAENLKGNVLQKEYTGKPLIDMDLSYIDYAKEHENLFRAMFVDGKLGSKRISNALIDFGIQKFNEQYKDTNYSKEKIMNIVVANWITTIGIASLIINEIATFSETQIINVLTAQINDAILNDWLSKNKEIPLFDVRDYKK, encoded by the coding sequence ATGGCGAGAAGAAAAGAAATAGGTAGAGACAAAATTTTAAATGTTGCTTATAAAATGGTGATGAGAGATGGTGTTGAATGCCTGACTGCACGTAATGTTGCTAAAGAAGGACATTTTTCGACGCAACCTCTATATCTTGAATTTAGCAGTATGAATGAGCTTCGGGATGAAGTTTTAGATAAAATTGCGGAAAATTTAAAAGGTAATGTTTTGCAAAAAGAATATACAGGCAAACCCTTAATTGACATGGATTTATCTTATATTGATTATGCAAAAGAACACGAAAATCTGTTTCGAGCAATGTTTGTGGATGGTAAGTTAGGCAGCAAGCGTATTTCTAATGCGTTAATTGATTTTGGTATCCAAAAGTTTAACGAGCAATATAAAGATACTAATTATAGCAAAGAAAAAATCATGAATATTGTTGTGGCAAATTGGATCACTACAATCGGTATTGCTTCGTTAATTATTAATGAAATTGCGACTTTTTCGGAAACGCAGATTATTAACGTGTTGACAGCGCAAATTAATGACGCAATTTTAAATGACTGGCTCAGTAAGAATAAAGAGATACCGCTGTTTGATGTGAGAGATTATAAAAAGTAA
- a CDS encoding NAD(P)H-dependent oxidoreductase, whose amino-acid sequence MKILALSGSNANNSFNEALLKFISKHFADRYDFKLATVKGLPMFKEGEDAPESVTALSKEIEAADLVLIGSPEQQHSVTSALSSALEWLSSTSHPFKNKPLVMVSTSPMPQGASRSQSRLRSLLMAPGFGAKVFAGDEFMMGNGPSQFDDNGDLTDEGTVKFLGQFFDEVDEWYAQVTK is encoded by the coding sequence ATGAAAATCCTTGCATTATCTGGCTCAAATGCCAATAATTCGTTTAATGAAGCTTTGCTTAAGTTTATCTCTAAGCACTTTGCTGACAGATATGATTTTAAACTGGCAACAGTTAAGGGGTTACCAATGTTTAAAGAGGGTGAAGATGCACCCGAATCAGTTACTGCTTTAAGTAAAGAAATTGAAGCTGCTGATTTAGTATTGATTGGTTCACCTGAACAACAACACTCAGTAACTAGTGCTTTGAGTAGTGCTCTTGAATGGTTATCAAGCACTTCTCACCCATTTAAGAACAAGCCGCTTGTTATGGTATCAACTTCCCCAATGCCACAAGGTGCTTCACGTTCACAAAGTCGTTTAAGAAGTTTGTTAATGGCTCCTGGCTTTGGTGCAAAAGTTTTTGCTGGTGATGAATTTATGATGGGCAATGGTCCTAGTCAATTTGATGATAATGGTGACCTGACTGATGAGGGTACTGTTAAATTCTTAGGTCAATTCTTTGACGAAGTTGACGAATGGTACGCACAAGTTACTAAGTAA
- a CDS encoding NADPH-dependent FMN reductase has product MKILSIVGTNADFSYNRFLAQFIAKRYADKADIEVKEIDKLTPFCRTQMADDTIKAWIEDIKAADGIVITTPEYDHTIPAPLKSALEWLGSHAGPNVMKNKPVAIAGASYGSQGSGRAQEDMREILLSPDMSANVLPGNEVLIGGATAKFNKETGELTDEATIKSLDGMMDNFFNFVKQATK; this is encoded by the coding sequence ATGAAAATTTTATCAATCGTTGGTACAAACGCAGATTTTTCATATAACCGCTTTTTAGCACAATTTATCGCTAAGCGTTACGCTGACAAGGCTGATATCGAAGTAAAAGAAATCGATAAGTTGACGCCTTTCTGCAGAACGCAAATGGCTGATGACACAATTAAAGCTTGGATTGAAGACATTAAAGCTGCTGATGGTATTGTAATTACTACTCCAGAATATGACCACACTATTCCTGCACCATTAAAGAGTGCTTTGGAATGGTTAGGTTCACATGCTGGTCCTAACGTTATGAAGAACAAGCCAGTTGCTATTGCTGGTGCTTCATATGGTAGCCAAGGTTCTGGTCGTGCTCAAGAAGATATGCGTGAAATTTTACTTTCACCAGATATGAGTGCTAATGTTTTGCCAGGTAATGAAGTCTTAATCGGCGGTGCCACAGCTAAGTTTAATAAAGAAACTGGCGAGTTAACTGATGAAGCTACTATTAAATCATTAGATGGTATGATGGATAATTTCTTCAATTTTGTTAAGCAAGCAACTAAATAA
- a CDS encoding tyrosine-protein phosphatase: MSDPVVLPVSSVRNPRDLGGYRGFENRKIKKHRLLRTGNISKVTVQDQQFLLNYGLKKIIDLRSPAECEINPDKTLTGVEHCQLPLGIEDNTSGGGSHIEENKAKYRQDQYAGLKMMCTRYRKHILNKTSQDSFHQILELIASQDQGAILYHCSEGKDRTGLVTLLILHILGVAPETIRQDYLYSNYMLNEYRAVRDRQFKQRGENDKFRANMRVLGSVSDAFLDTSLITINEEYGGLDAYLEQAVGITAQVQDDIRNKYLEK; this comes from the coding sequence ATGTCTGATCCTGTAGTTTTACCAGTGTCATCTGTTCGCAATCCCCGAGATTTAGGCGGTTATCGCGGCTTTGAAAATCGTAAAATAAAAAAGCACCGTTTGCTTAGAACTGGTAATATTAGTAAAGTTACGGTACAAGACCAACAGTTTTTGCTTAATTATGGTCTGAAAAAAATCATTGATTTACGTTCGCCGGCAGAGTGTGAAATTAATCCTGATAAAACGCTCACTGGTGTTGAACATTGTCAATTGCCACTAGGAATTGAAGATAATACCTCTGGTGGCGGCAGCCATATTGAAGAAAACAAGGCTAAGTACCGTCAGGATCAGTATGCTGGATTAAAAATGATGTGTACACGTTATCGTAAGCACATTTTAAATAAAACCAGCCAAGATAGCTTTCATCAAATTTTGGAATTGATTGCTAGTCAAGACCAAGGCGCAATTTTATATCATTGCTCAGAAGGTAAGGATAGAACCGGTTTAGTGACACTGCTGATTTTGCATATTTTAGGGGTTGCTCCCGAAACAATTCGGCAAGACTATTTATATTCGAATTACATGTTAAATGAGTATCGCGCTGTCCGTGATCGCCAGTTTAAACAGCGTGGTGAAAACGACAAGTTTCGTGCTAATATGCGTGTTTTGGGCTCAGTCAGCGATGCGTTCTTGGATACTAGCCTGATTACAATCAATGAAGAATATGGTGGCTTGGACGCTTACCTTGAACAAGCAGTAGGAATTACAGCGCAAGTTCAAGATGATATTAGAAATAAATATTTGGAAAAGTAG
- a CDS encoding FAD:protein FMN transferase, whose product MIDDLALEQAVGQHHALGTSITLQIFGTQDQDVINKSFDLIDHYEDLLTVNRDQSEVMSVNHAAGKHPVQVSSGTYSLIKLAVKESRANFGFNALIGPVVKLWAIGFKGAHVPTDAQIKEKMRLIDPFNVELDDNNQSVFLTKEGMELDLGGIAKGWIADRIRDFWHAYGVNAGIINLGGNILLVGDSPKRVSGQWSVGVQDPKEKRGKNITSVMVPKCSAVTSGTYERYLVVDGHKYHHLIDPRTGYPVETDLAGVTTFTKDSVEAEIECKRLFFAGHPIKGWHDDPDRVGAIFVYNDEHVEYDNFNN is encoded by the coding sequence ATGATTGATGATTTAGCATTAGAACAAGCAGTTGGTCAGCATCACGCCTTAGGGACGTCAATTACGTTACAGATTTTTGGCACGCAAGATCAAGACGTCATTAATAAGTCCTTTGACTTAATCGATCATTATGAAGACTTATTGACGGTTAACCGCGATCAATCTGAGGTAATGAGTGTTAACCACGCTGCTGGCAAGCACCCGGTACAAGTATCTAGCGGCACTTACAGCTTGATTAAGTTAGCTGTTAAAGAAAGCCGGGCTAACTTTGGCTTTAACGCATTGATTGGGCCGGTGGTTAAGCTGTGGGCAATTGGATTTAAGGGTGCGCACGTGCCAACTGACGCTCAAATTAAAGAAAAAATGAGATTAATTGACCCGTTCAATGTCGAACTTGACGATAACAATCAATCCGTCTTTTTAACTAAAGAAGGAATGGAACTTGACCTTGGCGGGATTGCCAAGGGCTGGATTGCTGACAGAATCCGAGATTTCTGGCATGCTTATGGCGTTAATGCTGGAATTATTAACCTTGGCGGCAACATTTTGCTAGTTGGTGATTCGCCTAAGAGGGTTAGTGGCCAGTGGTCAGTAGGTGTTCAAGATCCGAAAGAAAAGCGCGGTAAAAATATTACTTCGGTAATGGTGCCTAAATGTTCGGCAGTTACTAGTGGCACGTATGAGCGCTATTTAGTTGTTGATGGGCACAAGTATCACCACTTAATTGACCCGCGGACTGGTTATCCAGTAGAAACTGATTTGGCTGGGGTGACTACCTTTACCAAGGATTCAGTTGAAGCCGAAATTGAATGTAAGCGACTGTTTTTTGCTGGGCATCCAATTAAGGGCTGGCATGATGATCCCGATCGTGTTGGTGCAATTTTTGTTTATAATGATGAGCACGTCGAGTATGACAATTTTAATAATTAA
- a CDS encoding WxL domain-containing protein — protein sequence MKKSVILTAAMTLIASLGVSTGVAKAAENPTKDSTTKVAVQAGTLTLSNVSNFNFSSSVEAIANGDTTASLAADGSIETADNRGLGTDTNWTLSAVPTKLTDAKGHALKASSLTINGKATSVIDGTNSVEIASGDKEGTITTPLTAANTSIALQQDNQVFAGDYTGTITWTLSGTPKDTTNSAE from the coding sequence ATGAAAAAAAGTGTAATTTTAACGGCCGCAATGACATTAATAGCTAGTCTTGGTGTATCAACCGGTGTAGCTAAAGCTGCTGAAAATCCAACTAAAGATAGTACTACTAAAGTTGCCGTTCAAGCAGGTACACTGACACTAAGTAACGTATCAAACTTTAACTTTAGTTCTTCAGTTGAAGCAATTGCTAACGGCGACACGACTGCTAGTTTAGCTGCAGATGGTTCTATTGAAACTGCCGATAATCGCGGTCTAGGTACTGATACTAACTGGACTTTGTCTGCTGTACCAACAAAGTTAACAGATGCCAAGGGTCATGCTTTAAAGGCTTCCAGTTTAACAATTAATGGTAAGGCTACATCTGTCATTGATGGTACTAATAGCGTTGAAATTGCTAGCGGTGATAAGGAAGGTACAATTACTACCCCATTAACTGCTGCCAATACTTCAATTGCGCTTCAACAAGATAACCAAGTTTTTGCTGGTGATTACACGGGTACAATTACTTGGACATTAAGTGGTACACCTAAAGATACAACTAATTCTGCTGAATAA
- a CDS encoding DUF3324 domain-containing protein produces the protein MNFTSERKRLGFILVAAALFLFSLFGGRQTVNAAESFSVRVAGSNSSYIERQVKPKQNLRVKLIFVNNSAKVQTVNVSPNQAITGDNGLVQYNLANPGKRYFGQNNFRQMTSGPHRVRLAAHAQVSKTYVVKVPRKAFKGVLAGSFYVSQITKPQKDKKAAGQKAVMGYRNVYSYAIPLILRESKQVVHTKLAMPKVMTKVDRSNPFIIVRLANETPTMFGQLVVTTKVVNPRTKKSVFAQTKKNLAMAPLSYFDNHVLLNKKLSSGTYDLLVIAQSGTRQWQFKQKVEIDAKLAQAASQKDRSPKDHKIWLWLAIGAAVIVILLMLSGMYCLGKRHGKN, from the coding sequence ATGAATTTTACTAGTGAGCGTAAGCGACTTGGCTTTATTTTAGTTGCGGCAGCCCTGTTTTTGTTTAGTCTATTTGGAGGTAGACAAACAGTAAACGCAGCGGAAAGCTTTTCCGTTAGGGTTGCCGGCAGTAATTCTTCTTACATTGAACGCCAAGTCAAGCCGAAACAAAATCTTCGTGTTAAACTTATTTTTGTTAATAATAGTGCTAAAGTGCAGACAGTTAATGTGTCACCCAATCAAGCTATCACTGGTGATAATGGCTTAGTGCAGTATAATTTGGCTAATCCCGGCAAACGATATTTTGGTCAAAATAATTTTAGGCAAATGACAAGTGGGCCGCACCGCGTTAGATTAGCCGCGCATGCTCAAGTCAGTAAAACCTATGTTGTTAAAGTTCCACGAAAAGCTTTCAAGGGTGTTTTAGCTGGCAGCTTTTATGTTTCGCAAATTACTAAGCCGCAAAAAGATAAAAAAGCTGCAGGACAAAAGGCAGTGATGGGGTACCGCAATGTTTATTCTTATGCGATTCCGCTAATTTTGCGTGAAAGTAAGCAGGTGGTGCATACTAAGTTAGCCATGCCTAAGGTCATGACAAAAGTGGATCGGAGTAATCCCTTTATTATTGTCCGGCTAGCAAATGAGACACCGACAATGTTTGGTCAACTGGTGGTTACAACTAAAGTTGTGAACCCACGGACTAAGAAGTCAGTGTTTGCGCAAACTAAGAAAAATCTGGCAATGGCACCATTAAGCTATTTTGACAATCATGTTTTACTTAATAAAAAGTTGTCTAGTGGTACTTATGACTTGCTGGTAATAGCACAGTCAGGAACTCGGCAGTGGCAATTTAAGCAAAAAGTTGAGATTGATGCTAAATTGGCACAAGCTGCTAGTCAAAAAGATCGTTCGCCAAAAGACCATAAAATCTGGTTGTGGCTAGCGATTGGTGCAGCAGTAATTGTGATACTTCTTATGCTCAGTGGTATGTATTGTTTAGGTAAACGTCACGGTAAAAATTAA
- a CDS encoding CvpA family protein: MIVTLIVLAYLVLKTYKGYQTGFTKLIINLIFAAIVFIVAILFQNPLGNWLYSQITGQNMQTTLAPSTNLILFRFIAFFILLFVGKMVIKIFKGWVPSKNPHATNFGSILDGVLGAIVSFVASYFFVYIILSMLNALQNPWFIQQTLDSSFLRFIIYNTPGLSNGVFNSIFSISRTTA, encoded by the coding sequence ATGATTGTTACTTTAATTGTTTTAGCCTATTTGGTTCTAAAAACCTACAAGGGTTACCAAACTGGTTTTACCAAATTAATTATTAATTTGATTTTTGCCGCGATTGTTTTTATCGTTGCAATTTTATTTCAAAATCCGCTGGGAAACTGGCTTTATAGCCAGATTACCGGACAAAATATGCAAACCACTTTAGCGCCGAGCACAAATTTAATTTTGTTTCGCTTTATTGCCTTCTTTATTTTACTATTTGTCGGCAAAATGGTAATCAAAATTTTCAAGGGTTGGGTACCAAGTAAAAATCCCCACGCTACTAATTTTGGCAGTATTTTAGATGGGGTACTGGGTGCCATCGTATCCTTTGTGGCCAGCTACTTTTTTGTCTATATTATTTTGTCAATGCTTAACGCGCTGCAAAATCCGTGGTTCATCCAGCAGACGCTTGATTCATCATTTTTGCGGTTTATTATTTACAACACACCGGGATTATCAAACGGTGTGTTTAACAGCATCTTCAGTATTAGCCGGACAACTGCTTAG
- the rsmG gene encoding 16S rRNA (guanine(527)-N(7))-methyltransferase RsmG: MNPEQFVQELSKHNFELSEKQIKQFKLYFTNLVTANEHVNLTRITAQEDVYLKHFFDSITPLFVFSSVFKPGATLCDVGAGAGFPSIPLKILMPELQVTIVDSLGKRLTFLQDLVSKLNLEGVTLVHGRAEDVGQNKLYREQFDIVTARAVANMAVLSEYCLPLVKPKGYFVALKGPKAESELKDSQKAVKVLGGKVIADEELTLPESDEERTLILVQKVQATPKKYPRQAGTPHRKPIH; encoded by the coding sequence ATGAATCCTGAACAATTTGTCCAAGAATTATCAAAACATAATTTTGAATTAAGTGAAAAGCAAATCAAACAATTTAAACTTTATTTTACCAACTTGGTGACGGCGAATGAGCACGTCAATCTGACGCGGATTACTGCGCAAGAAGATGTTTACTTAAAGCACTTTTTCGATAGCATTACGCCGCTGTTTGTTTTTAGCTCGGTCTTTAAGCCGGGAGCTACTTTATGTGATGTTGGTGCCGGAGCCGGCTTTCCGTCAATTCCGTTAAAGATTTTAATGCCGGAATTACAGGTAACGATTGTTGATTCGCTAGGTAAAAGACTAACCTTTTTGCAAGATTTAGTTAGCAAGTTGAATTTAGAGGGCGTAACCTTAGTCCATGGTCGCGCTGAGGATGTTGGGCAAAATAAATTGTATCGCGAGCAGTTTGACATTGTTACGGCGCGAGCAGTTGCTAATATGGCGGTATTAAGTGAGTATTGCCTGCCGCTGGTTAAACCGAAGGGCTATTTTGTGGCCCTGAAGGGACCCAAGGCTGAAAGCGAATTGAAGGACAGCCAAAAGGCAGTTAAAGTGTTGGGTGGTAAGGTAATTGCTGATGAAGAATTAACTTTGCCCGAAAGTGACGAAGAACGCACGCTTATTCTTGTTCAAAAAGTACAGGCAACACCTAAGAAATATCCTCGGCAAGCGGGCACACCGCACCGAAAACCAATTCATTAA
- the noc gene encoding nucleoid occlusion protein translates to MSIFSSLRHHDEIPKDKQIKDIELTKIKANSYQPRREFSDKSIRELASTLDKDGLLQPIIVREQGDNYEIIAGERRYRAAKHLAWETIPAIVNNMDDSQAASFALIENLQREDLNPIDEAQAYDNLMKLNNLTQTSLAKNIGKSQSYVANKLRLLKLTPKVQSYLASGQISPRHGRCLVGLSEKDQGRVLDEILANNLNVNDTEKIVKDVDGYFVNKEKRAKDQEKAEKTKRAVSRIPKDLQVQINTIKRAVKLAKESGIKVKVKENNDPNDYMITIELKRK, encoded by the coding sequence ATGTCAATCTTTTCTTCTTTACGACATCATGATGAAATTCCTAAAGATAAACAAATTAAAGATATTGAATTAACTAAAATTAAAGCAAATTCCTACCAGCCGCGGCGCGAATTCTCAGATAAGTCAATCCGGGAATTGGCGTCAACTCTTGATAAAGATGGCCTTTTGCAGCCGATTATCGTGCGCGAACAAGGCGATAATTATGAGATTATTGCCGGCGAGCGGCGGTACCGTGCTGCCAAGCATCTTGCATGGGAGACGATTCCAGCAATTGTGAACAACATGGATGATAGCCAAGCCGCCTCTTTTGCTTTGATTGAAAACTTGCAGCGTGAGGATTTGAATCCAATTGATGAGGCTCAAGCTTACGATAATTTAATGAAATTAAATAATTTGACGCAAACTAGCTTGGCTAAAAATATCGGCAAATCACAATCGTATGTTGCTAATAAATTACGGTTGTTAAAATTAACGCCCAAGGTGCAAAGTTATTTAGCTAGTGGCCAAATATCACCGCGTCACGGTCGGTGCCTTGTTGGTCTTAGTGAGAAGGATCAGGGCCGAGTTTTGGATGAAATTTTAGCCAACAACTTAAACGTTAACGATACTGAAAAGATTGTCAAAGATGTCGACGGCTATTTTGTTAATAAAGAAAAACGGGCTAAGGATCAAGAGAAGGCTGAGAAGACCAAACGGGCTGTCAGTCGCATTCCTAAGGATTTGCAAGTACAGATTAATACGATTAAGCGAGCTGTTAAGCTAGCTAAGGAATCGGGCATTAAGGTCAAAGTTAAGGAAAATAATGATCCTAATGATTATATGATTACAATTGAGTTGAAGAGAAAATAG
- a CDS encoding AAA family ATPase — translation MVKVISVANQKGGVGKTTTTINLSAALAERGYHILIIDIDPQGNLTSGMGIEKSEINDDIYSVLINDVPLKDTIFHTSNRNLDLVPATINLSGAETELISMMARETRLKSAIDVVSSDYDFIFIDCPPSLGQLSINAFTASDSILIPVQSEYYAMEGLSQLLNTIRLVQKHFNKDLGVEGVLLTMLDARTNLGAEVVKEVQSYFAKKVYKTIIPRITKLAEAPSYGQSIAEYAPNSRGAKVYDNLAKEVLKNNGKRLKK, via the coding sequence ATGGTAAAAGTAATTTCGGTTGCTAACCAAAAGGGTGGTGTTGGTAAAACAACGACGACAATTAACTTGTCGGCAGCTCTGGCTGAACGTGGCTATCATATCTTAATTATTGATATTGACCCCCAGGGAAACTTGACTTCCGGAATGGGAATTGAGAAGTCGGAAATCAATGATGATATTTATAGCGTACTAATTAATGACGTCCCGTTAAAAGACACTATTTTCCATACTTCAAATCGAAATCTTGATTTGGTGCCAGCTACAATTAACTTGTCTGGAGCAGAAACAGAACTGATTAGCATGATGGCGCGGGAAACTAGGTTGAAGTCGGCGATTGATGTTGTTAGCAGCGACTATGACTTCATTTTTATTGATTGCCCGCCGTCTCTTGGACAGCTGTCAATCAACGCCTTTACGGCATCGGATTCGATTTTGATTCCAGTTCAAAGTGAGTATTACGCAATGGAAGGTTTGAGCCAGCTGCTAAATACAATTCGCTTAGTGCAAAAGCACTTTAACAAGGATTTAGGTGTTGAAGGCGTCTTATTGACAATGCTAGATGCGCGGACTAACTTGGGCGCTGAAGTAGTCAAGGAAGTTCAATCGTACTTTGCTAAAAAGGTATACAAGACGATTATTCCGCGAATTACTAAATTAGCAGAAGCACCAAGTTATGGTCAATCGATTGCAGAATATGCTCCTAATTCCCGTGGTGCAAAGGTTTATGATAATTTAGCAAAAGAGGTGCTAAAGAATAATGGTAAGAGACTCAAGAAATAA